Genomic DNA from Acuticoccus sp. MNP-M23:
TGTGTCGGCATGAATGGCGACATCGTGGCACCCGGCGAGCGCTGCGCCTCCACCACCAACCGCAACTTCAAGGGCCGGCAGGGGCCGGGTTCGCGCACGCACCTGATGTCCCCGGCCATGGTGGCCGCAGCGGCCGTGACCGGACACCTCACCGACGTTCGCCCGATGCTGGCCGGCCGCACCACCGCCGGACCTGCCGCATGACGCCGTTCACCACACTCACCGCAACGGCCTGCCCGCTGCCCTATTCGAGCATCGACACCGACCAGCTCATTCCCGCACGGTTCATGAGCCGCACGCGCGCCGAGGGTTACGGCCCCGTGCTGCTGCACGACGTCCGGCGCGATGGCGACGGCAATCTCGACCCCGCCTTCCCCCTCAACGATCCGGCACGAGCGGACGCTGCCATTGTGGTCGCCCGCCGCAATTTCGGCTGCGGCTCTTCGCGAGAAGCTGCCGTGTATGCGCTGGCCGATGGCGGCATCCGCGCGGTCATTGCGCCGAGCTTTGGCGACATCTTCGCCTCCAATGCCGTCAACAACGGCCTTCTTCCCGCCGTGGTGAGCGAGGATGTGGCGGAGACGCTGCTCACCCACATCGAAGGCGGCGCGAGGGCGATGACGGTGGATCTTGAAGCGCGCACCATCACGGCAGGAAACGAGGTTCACCCCTTCCAGGTCGACCCGATCTGGCGCACCAAGCTTCTCAACGGATGGGACGATCTCGACCTGACGCTCCAGCACCGGGACGCGATTGCCGCCTTCGCCAGCGCCGACACAACGGCGCGCCCATGGGCAAAGCCGCGCATTGGCAACCGTAGCGAAGGATGAAAGTGAACGGGCAAGCCGAAACGGTGTGGCCGAACCTGCAATGCTGCCGGGCAGCTATCAATGCCGGGGGATGCGCGGCTCCCCGAGAAGAGCCGCAGCGTGGTACGCCCTAGGGGAATCGAACCCCTGTTTCCGCCGTGAGAGGGCAGCGTCCTGACCGCTAGACGAAGGGCGCATCGCGGTGCGAGGGGATGACATAGTGGTTTTGCGCCTGCGCGCCAAGGCCTAATTTCGCGTTTTGCCCATCCCCGGCAGTGAGGCTCCAAGGCGCCCGCATTGGCGATCCGCGAGCATCCCGGCGCGCATTCCGGGCCGTGTGGAATCTCGCCTGCCCGGTGGCCGAGGGCGTTGGGGCGTGACCGCTCCTGGCTGTCATCGGCGGACCGCCCCCCGCTTGCTGCAGAAATCAGACGCCGGGGCGTTTGCAGCGGCGCTGGGAGTGGCATAGTCCTCAGCAAACAAAGTTGGGCGGGAGAGAAGCGTTGAAGACCATTGTTCTGACCGGGGCATCCGGCGGCGTTGCAGGCATGATCCGGCCGCTGCTGCGCACCAATTACAAGCTCCGCCTCTCCGACCGTGGCGCCGCTCCCGCGGACCTTGGCCCCAACGAGGAATGGCATCAGGCCGACCTGACCGACGCTGGCGCCATGGCCGCGCTGGTGGACGGTGCCGATGGCGTCATCCATCTCGGCGGACAGTCCGTCGAGGCGGACTGGGAGACTGTGGCGCGGCCCAATATCGACGGCCTCTACAATATTCTGACCGCCTGCCACGAGAAGGGCGTCAACCGCTTCATCTTCGCGTCGTCCAACCACGCCATGGGCTTCTACCCCCGCCGGCGCCGGGTGGGGATCGACCAGGCCGTCCGGCCGGACGGCCTTTACGGTGTGTCCAAGGCGTTCGGCGAAGCGATCTGCTCGCTGTTTGCCGACAAGCACGGCATGCGCTGCATGTCGATCCGCATCGGCAATGTGGGCACTGCCCCGCTGGACATTCGCCGCCTGTCCATCTGGCTGCACCCCGAGGACCTCGTCCAGCTCATCGAAATCGGCCTTGAACATCCCGAAATCCACCACGCCATCGTCTACGGCGCCTCCCACAACGAGCGCACGTGGTGGGACAACACGTCCGCCCACTCGCTTGGCTACGAGCCGAAGCACAACGCCGAAGACCACCGCGACCACGCGCTGGCCGAACAGGCGAAGATCCCGGCAGAACCCGTGGGCGACCTTTTCCAGGGCGGCACGTTCACCGGCGACGGTTTCGACGGCGACCTCGACCGCACCCTGAACGCCCGCCCGATCCGATGACCGTCACCGCCGCCGTTCTTGCGGTTTTCATCCCCGCAGCCATGCTGGTTGCGGCAACACCCGGCGCCAACAATCTGTTGTCGCTGATGCACGGCCTCAAGGCCGGGTGTCGGCGCACCATGCTCAGCCTGTTCGGCCGAATGGCGGCGTTCGCGCTTCTGCTGATTGCCGTCGCCACCGGGCTTGGCGCGCTGCTCGCAGCGTCGGAGGTCGCATTTCGCATCGTGAAATGGGTTGGCGTTGCGTACCTTGCCTACCTCGGCTTCAGGATGTGGCGGGCGCCGGCGGCCGAAATTGCCGCCGAAGACCTCGCGCCGGCAAAGCTTCTGCGCAAGGAGTTTACGGTTGCGATCACCAACCCCAAGGCGATCCTCCTGTTCACCGCCTTCATCCCCCAGTTCGTCGACACGTCAGAGGCGGCGGCCGGGCAGCTTTACACCCTCGGCGCGATCTACCTCGTGATCGAGTTTGCCATGGCCTCGCTTTACGCTTTCGCCGGGTCGCAGCTGCGGCGCGCGGATGCCGTCGCCCGGCGGGGCCGTCTTTTCAACCGCATCGGCGGCGGGATGATGATGGGCGCCTCCGCCCTCCTCGCCACCGCCCGCAAAGGCTGATTTTTCATGAAAACCTTCGGCACCATCGGCGGCAAGCCGGTCTACGAGGCAACGCTGACCGATGGCGACGTTGCCATCAGCGTTCTGTCCCACGGCGCCACCATGCGCGACTGGCGCGTGCCCGATGCCACCGGCAAGACGCAGTCGGTGATTCTCGGCTTTGACGACATCGGCCCCTACACCGACAACAAGCGGTCGTTCGGCATTCTGGCGGGGCGGATCGCCAATCGTGTGCGCGATGGCCGGTTCACAATGGACGGCACCACCTACCAGCTCGACCAGAACCAGAACGGCAACCACCTTCATGGCGGCAGCGACGGCATCGGCCGCCAGCACTGGACCATGGAGGAAGACGGCAAGAGCGTGCGCCTGACGCTGAAAAGTCCCGACGGTGCCATGGGTTATCCCGGCAACGTCGACTTCACCTACGTCATTTCGCTGGATGGCCACACGGTGACGTTCGACATCACCGCCGTGCCGGACCGGCCGACGCCCATTGCGCCCGCAGAGCACAATTATTACCGCCTCGGCGCGCCGCTCGCCGAACACGTGATGACAATTCCAGCCGGCCACACCACAGCCGTGGATGACGGTCTGATCCCCACCGGCGAACTTGCCCCGGTGGACGGCACCCCGCTCGACTTCCGCCAGCCCAAGAAGATCGGCGACCAGAAAATCGACGACAATTTCTGCCTGGATGGCGCGCCCGCCTGCCGGCTGGAGACCGACGCCTACGTCCTGACGATGACGACCGACCGGCCGGGGCTACAGGT
This window encodes:
- the leuD gene encoding 3-isopropylmalate dehydratase small subunit, yielding MTPFTTLTATACPLPYSSIDTDQLIPARFMSRTRAEGYGPVLLHDVRRDGDGNLDPAFPLNDPARADAAIVVARRNFGCGSSREAAVYALADGGIRAVIAPSFGDIFASNAVNNGLLPAVVSEDVAETLLTHIEGGARAMTVDLEARTITAGNEVHPFQVDPIWRTKLLNGWDDLDLTLQHRDAIAAFASADTTARPWAKPRIGNRSEG
- a CDS encoding NAD(P)-dependent oxidoreductase — protein: MKTIVLTGASGGVAGMIRPLLRTNYKLRLSDRGAAPADLGPNEEWHQADLTDAGAMAALVDGADGVIHLGGQSVEADWETVARPNIDGLYNILTACHEKGVNRFIFASSNHAMGFYPRRRRVGIDQAVRPDGLYGVSKAFGEAICSLFADKHGMRCMSIRIGNVGTAPLDIRRLSIWLHPEDLVQLIEIGLEHPEIHHAIVYGASHNERTWWDNTSAHSLGYEPKHNAEDHRDHALAEQAKIPAEPVGDLFQGGTFTGDGFDGDLDRTLNARPIR
- a CDS encoding LysE family translocator codes for the protein MTVTAAVLAVFIPAAMLVAATPGANNLLSLMHGLKAGCRRTMLSLFGRMAAFALLLIAVATGLGALLAASEVAFRIVKWVGVAYLAYLGFRMWRAPAAEIAAEDLAPAKLLRKEFTVAITNPKAILLFTAFIPQFVDTSEAAAGQLYTLGAIYLVIEFAMASLYAFAGSQLRRADAVARRGRLFNRIGGGMMMGASALLATARKG
- a CDS encoding aldose epimerase family protein; the protein is MKTFGTIGGKPVYEATLTDGDVAISVLSHGATMRDWRVPDATGKTQSVILGFDDIGPYTDNKRSFGILAGRIANRVRDGRFTMDGTTYQLDQNQNGNHLHGGSDGIGRQHWTMEEDGKSVRLTLKSPDGAMGYPGNVDFTYVISLDGHTVTFDITAVPDRPTPIAPAEHNYYRLGAPLAEHVMTIPAGHTTAVDDGLIPTGELAPVDGTPLDFRQPKKIGDQKIDDNFCLDGAPACRLETDAYVLTMTTDRPGLQVFSGFTLPQFETAGHDGIVYGPFAGVALEAQNYPDTVNNPSFGNIIATPDKPYRQTTSVTIVPAATR